In a genomic window of Pseudomonas sp. TH06:
- a CDS encoding glycosyltransferase family 4 protein, whose protein sequence is MNTGPSPNAALPIIHLLSSGGFYGAERMLLDHCLATPGQHQVLFLDAPPELIARFAQAGVDCRGCAGLGELLRHLRQRQSERPLINTHNFKGLLFGWVGATLLRLPLVITQHGFTPRSRKQKFYTWLSLQLCRTASVDRVVCVAESIAVLHRQASVRAEKLQVIPNGLPAAHGQMIHDADRLRWLAGYVGRLSSEKGPDLFLDALIPLCHQHPQLDAVMLGDGPEREALQARIDDAGLQQRIRLPGYQTVMQPWWQRLDALVISSRTEGTPMILLEAMQAGVPVVAFGVGGIPDVLEHRHNGLLAEPADSSALARQVDTLLTEPKLARQLRDNAKRTQQDRYDLKALAERWSQLYIRTAREARA, encoded by the coding sequence TTGAACACCGGACCTTCCCCGAACGCCGCGCTGCCGATCATTCATTTGCTCAGCAGCGGCGGTTTCTACGGGGCCGAGCGGATGTTGCTGGATCATTGTCTGGCGACGCCGGGACAGCATCAGGTGCTGTTTCTCGACGCGCCGCCAGAACTGATCGCGCGCTTTGCTCAGGCCGGAGTGGATTGCCGGGGTTGCGCCGGGCTGGGGGAATTGTTGCGGCACTTGCGCCAGCGGCAAAGCGAACGGCCGCTGATCAATACGCACAATTTCAAAGGGCTGTTGTTCGGCTGGGTCGGCGCAACCCTGTTGCGCCTGCCGCTGGTGATCACCCAACACGGCTTCACCCCGCGCAGTCGCAAGCAGAAGTTCTACACCTGGCTCAGTCTGCAACTGTGCCGCACGGCGTCTGTGGATCGGGTGGTCTGCGTGGCGGAAAGCATCGCCGTGTTGCACCGTCAGGCCAGCGTCCGGGCGGAGAAGTTGCAGGTGATCCCCAACGGCTTGCCCGCCGCCCATGGGCAAATGATTCATGACGCTGATCGGCTGCGCTGGCTCGCCGGTTATGTCGGCCGTTTGAGCAGTGAGAAAGGCCCGGATCTGTTTCTCGATGCGCTGATCCCGCTGTGTCATCAGCATCCGCAACTGGACGCGGTGATGCTCGGCGATGGCCCGGAGCGCGAGGCGTTGCAGGCACGTATTGATGACGCCGGTTTACAGCAGCGGATTCGCTTGCCGGGCTACCAGACCGTCATGCAACCGTGGTGGCAGCGGCTCGATGCGCTGGTGATCAGCTCGCGCACCGAAGGCACGCCGATGATTTTGCTCGAGGCGATGCAGGCCGGTGTGCCGGTGGTCGCCTTCGGCGTGGGCGGGATTCCCGATGTGCTCGAGCACCGGCACAACGGCCTGCTCGCCGAACCCGCCGACAGCAGCGCCCTCGCCCGTCAGGTCGACACGCTGTTGACCGAACCGAAGCTGGCGCGGCAACTGCGCGACAACGCAAAACGCACGCAACAGGATCGCTACGACCTCAAGGCTCTCGCCGAACGCTGGTCGCAGCTGTACATCCGCACGGCACGGGAGGCACGCGCATGA
- a CDS encoding O-antigen ligase family protein yields the protein MIFPLSIVSLLGLVCIALLASPYPYLAPGAVLGLVGFAVLYRKPTWGLLGIAALVPFEGFFKDSSLSGSKLIGASLAVILMLQLALHQIPSERLRSNIWRYLLWFMVLYFLSLLNTDDMGMSLGHLRELSVGLILFVITLLIGRELNLDLFARLVTLAVSATCAMAMFSTKFQDQGRAAGLLEDPNAFALLIAFAIPLGLLLVIRSPNLLHRLFWGGCCLLLLGGMTKTESRSGLVVIALSLLIGCWHYRTQLTRIRPRHLGFAMLGAAIVIPLAIYAMPAGYIARIQSLSVLSAGAKGHDDESLGRRASYIVVGSQMIRENPLLGSGPGTFPLHYATTGYAKAFSANRKIGDLYRRAHNTYLEIFSELGIPAGLLFVGMLGLGLYNLIRARAAWMLRRDWQQADMMTHLGVSFLSLTLFLMFLSAPNQKYVWIMLALTSVLRLKAEQAPLTEARA from the coding sequence ATGATTTTCCCGCTCTCGATCGTCAGTTTGCTCGGTCTGGTCTGCATTGCTTTGCTGGCCAGTCCTTATCCGTATCTGGCGCCGGGAGCGGTGCTCGGCCTGGTGGGTTTTGCGGTGCTGTATCGCAAACCGACCTGGGGCCTGCTCGGGATTGCCGCGCTGGTGCCGTTCGAGGGTTTCTTCAAGGACAGTTCGCTGTCGGGCAGCAAGTTGATCGGCGCCTCGCTGGCGGTGATCCTGATGCTGCAACTGGCGCTGCACCAGATTCCCTCCGAACGCCTGCGCAGCAACATCTGGCGTTACCTGCTCTGGTTCATGGTTCTGTATTTTCTGAGCCTGCTCAATACCGATGACATGGGCATGTCGCTGGGGCATCTGCGCGAACTGAGCGTCGGTCTGATTCTGTTTGTCATCACCTTGCTGATCGGCCGTGAACTGAACCTCGATCTGTTCGCCCGACTGGTCACCCTCGCCGTCAGCGCCACCTGCGCGATGGCGATGTTCTCGACCAAATTCCAGGATCAGGGCCGCGCCGCCGGCCTGCTCGAAGACCCTAACGCCTTTGCCCTGCTGATCGCCTTCGCCATTCCGCTGGGCCTGCTGTTGGTGATCCGCAGCCCGAACCTGCTGCACCGGTTGTTCTGGGGCGGTTGCTGCCTGCTGTTGCTGGGCGGCATGACCAAAACCGAATCGCGTTCGGGGCTGGTGGTGATCGCCCTGAGTCTGTTGATCGGCTGCTGGCATTACCGCACGCAACTGACGCGGATCCGGCCGCGGCATCTGGGTTTTGCCATGCTCGGCGCGGCGATCGTGATTCCGTTGGCGATCTATGCGATGCCCGCCGGCTACATCGCACGGATTCAGTCGCTGAGCGTGTTGAGCGCCGGTGCCAAGGGCCACGACGACGAGTCCCTCGGCCGCCGTGCCTCGTACATCGTCGTCGGCAGCCAGATGATCCGCGAGAACCCGCTGCTCGGCTCCGGCCCCGGCACCTTCCCGCTGCACTACGCGACCACCGGTTACGCCAAGGCGTTCTCCGCCAACCGCAAGATCGGCGACCTCTATCGCCGTGCTCACAACACCTACCTGGAAATCTTCAGTGAACTGGGGATCCCTGCAGGGCTGTTGTTCGTCGGCATGCTCGGCCTCGGTTTGTACAATCTGATTCGTGCGCGCGCCGCGTGGATGCTGCGACGTGACTGGCAGCAGGCCGACATGATGACCCATCTGGGCGTGAGCTTTCTGTCGCTGACGCTGTTCCTGATGTTCCTCAGCGCGCCGAACCAGAAATACGTGTGGATCATGCTCGCGCTGACCAGCGTCCTGCGGCTGAAAGCCGAGCAGGCACCCCTGACGGAGGCCCGCGCATGA
- a CDS encoding glycosyltransferase, with translation MSRISIVIPMFNEARHIGRTLLAAQKAAHAANIECELIVVDNGSSDDGPHIARQFGAQVLSLPGLLIGALRNRGTAIATGEWLAFIDADIEMPEDWLNPLFDLEASAQADVFGLDLHTPAEAPWYATAWQRRTLRVSSQASHVVDWLPSANLLMRRAWFDKVGGFNETLRTGEDKEFTLRLRENGAILLSVNNNVALHWGYEMNWREWMGKEMWRQGSHLQLLRTHGFSLRLLRFPLLSIAVWILDFLAISALLDGFPHHAAIMVILTLIPGLILSLRQSAKHHNIGLTLQLWGLHWVRLHLAGAAFILSLCHWNARRPARG, from the coding sequence ATGAGCCGGATCAGCATCGTCATCCCGATGTTCAACGAAGCCCGGCACATCGGCCGCACACTGCTGGCCGCGCAAAAAGCCGCGCACGCGGCCAATATCGAGTGCGAGCTGATCGTGGTCGACAACGGCTCCAGCGACGACGGCCCGCACATCGCCCGGCAGTTCGGCGCGCAGGTCTTGAGCCTGCCGGGACTGTTGATCGGCGCCCTGCGCAATCGCGGCACGGCCATCGCCACGGGTGAATGGCTGGCGTTTATCGACGCCGACATCGAGATGCCGGAAGACTGGCTCAACCCCCTGTTCGATCTGGAAGCCAGCGCGCAGGCTGACGTGTTTGGTCTCGATCTGCATACCCCGGCCGAAGCGCCGTGGTACGCCACCGCGTGGCAACGGCGCACCTTGCGCGTGTCTTCACAGGCCTCGCATGTGGTCGACTGGCTGCCCAGCGCCAACCTGCTGATGCGCCGGGCGTGGTTCGACAAGGTCGGTGGTTTCAACGAAACCCTGCGCACCGGCGAAGACAAGGAGTTCACCCTGCGCCTGCGCGAAAACGGCGCCATCCTGTTGTCGGTCAACAACAACGTCGCCCTGCACTGGGGTTACGAAATGAACTGGCGCGAGTGGATGGGCAAAGAAATGTGGCGTCAGGGCAGTCATCTGCAACTGTTGCGCACCCACGGTTTCAGCCTGCGCCTGCTGCGCTTTCCGCTGCTGTCGATTGCCGTGTGGATTCTCGATTTCCTGGCGATTTCGGCACTGCTCGACGGCTTCCCGCATCACGCCGCAATCATGGTGATCCTGACCCTGATTCCGGGCCTGATCCTCAGCCTGCGGCAGAGCGCCAAGCACCACAATATCGGCCTGACGTTGCAATTGTGGGGCCTGCACTGGGTGCGCCTGCACCTGGCCGGCGCCGCATTCATTCTCAGTCTGTGTCATTGGAACGCCAGGAGGCCTGCCCGTGGCTGA